The genome window CAGCTTGaactgcaagcctagctgcaagtgCAAGGTGGAAAATTGTTTCAGTATTACTGCATGAGCATAGGACTGAATAATAGAGGACGATAGCTTTGATAGAGTATTGAGTCATATACCATCCTCAGCCGTAAGTACACCCTTCACCAGGATTGGCAATGAAGTGATAGTCTGGAGCCACTGAACATCCTGTTCAAGTCCAGAAAGAAATTCTTGACAAGTGAAAATTTTCTTGAGATTCATTTTTAAGGACAGAATGGTGATTGCAGTTTCAATTGATATGCAAGTTCAGCAAATCTTTTTTTTCCAATGTCAAATTGAGTTTTAACTTTCAATCTTAACCCCAGTGCATTTGAACTACTTACAAACCGAGAAACTACCACATTTTTATAGCTCTAGCAGATGTTCTTTTTCCTTAATGGCCAAAAAAATGTGTGTTGCAAATCTTTTGTGTTTCTACCTATTTGAGATTAAAGAATAGTTCTAGGCCTACTGAAGTCTCACGAAATCATGGAAAAGGAGAATAAAACATGGAATATGCAGGATGAGCTGAAGAAAGGTAATATACCTTCCAACTCAAAGTGCGATCAATTTGACCAGCAACATATGAAGCTAATCCAGAATCACTTGCCTGTAATGAGAAGATAGTTTAAGTTGATACATAAATAGATTCTTACAAGAATTTGAAGCACGGATCAGAGAAATATCCATTTGTCCACTCACTTGGTCCATCTTGCCAAGGTCCAATCCTTCAAAGTTTTTCAAAGTTAAAAATGGTGGCAAAACAAACCTGCAAGGTGGTGGACATAAAATTAGCTTGTCGAGCTTCATACTAAGCACCTTCGCTGACTGAAAAGGCGATATAACCTAATGATATGACAGTATTAGGATATTACCTATTCTTAATATCAGCTTCTCTACGTCCCAGCCTTGGGGTATCAACAGTAAGGGCTATAGCCTTGAAACCTGCCCTTTCAGCTCTTCTCACAAGCTGAGCAACAACATTCCTGTCCTTGTAGACCTGAATACATGAGAGGGTAGATACAGTTTATAAAGTGCGTACATTTGTCCTAAATTTTAACTGCAACTTCATGCTCACATAAAGCTGGAAGAAGCGGATGCCAGGTCCTGTTGAAGCAACCTCCTCAACACTGGAAGTGGCCCAAGATGACAATGTCTGAAACACAAATTTGTGTTACGTTAACAAAGTGGAAAACACCACGTTCTAAGTAACATTCAATTCTATTTTTATATTTCCCATGTCCTTTAAATCATAAAAGAGGCTTCAGGAGCCTTCTGAAGAACCAGAAAATTGTTGTTCTAATAAGTAATTCCTCTTTCTTTTGCACGACAGTAATAACAGTAACTTACTAGGCTATGACTTGATTTAGCTGCTTGAATAAAGAGGCAGTGATCAAATTGCATTATTTATACAATTCATCCACAAGTATATGCAAGACTTAATGAGAAGCCAAAGTTGACTGAAATTGTATCAATTGCACTATTCATTTCAAAAAAAGTTTTAAAGGCACTAACCATTGGCTGCAATGATATTTGGATCGGAAAGATTCCTAAAATACTTTTATCGACATCATGTAAGATCAGCTATGAGTCCATCATATTTCTAATCCAATGGTATTATTCTAAAGTTAAAGTTGCTATAGAAAACCAAGTGAGACTAACCATGATTGTCCCTGCTGCTGATGCTGCTCTTGCTGTAGCATACTCCCCTACATAAAGCAACCAAGTAATCAGACTTACAAGACACTTAACAGTTTGTCCACATTAAGAATACTCGAGCCCTCAAAATTAACTATAGCCATCTGAACTCTACTAACATTTATAGATAAATAATTAAACCAGACGTAACCAACAGTTTTCTCGAGTAGACAGAGCTCAGAGCCTTTTAGAAATGCATGGAGTTGGCAAACGCAAATTCACAATTCTCCAGTTTTATTGCAGCAATTCTTTAATTGAATAGTCCATTAACTTATCGACTGACATTTTGTCCTTTGAGGTTAGCTGTGATagcatgaaataaattcttaGTTATACCCATAGAGTCCAGATAGTAAGATTAAGCTTTAAGTAACTTGTATGAGTGGAAGGTATACCTTCAGGATGTGCCATTTTCTGCATGGCTGTTGGTGCAATCATGATAGGCATTGAAATCTTGAATCCCAGCACTGTGGTGCTCATGTCAATTTTGCTCACATCAATGAGAATACGGGGCCTAAACCTGTATCAGTTGAAAAAGAATACAACATATATGTGAATATAACCCAATAGTCCTATTTTACGTACGCAAATTCAGGAATTAGACCAAAGAGCTGCTTACAGAATTCTTGAGAAGGCATTTCTGTTCTCAGCCAGAGTCCACTGGTCTTCAGCACCAGAGGCATAGTAGTCAAAAACCATCTTTGGCAACTTTTTCTTGGCAATGGCCTCATACTCCATGACATTGGTTACTTCCTCCATCTTTAGCAAGTTATTTTGTGCTCCCCCTTTAAAATTCCTGACGCTACACAAAATTTAGCACTATTAAGATGCTGGATGAGTTGTTGTCTTATAATTATGTAAGCTCAGTCTGTGAAGTCTCTATTGCACATACATAAGTACAAGATAGCAACCAAGGAAAATGTTTTACCTCAAGACACTCTATCCAGATCATTTTCCAGTGTTTGGTTGGGTATAAATAAGTAACTTATCATTATATAAAGTATAATGATAGTATCTTTTTGATATTTTATGGAGTAGTATTAAAGATCGATAATAATGTCTAAAAGTTAGTTAAAGCAAGTGATATAAAGTAAGAGGCGGCGGTTCGAACTTTGCCGCAGCAAAAGCTTGggtaagtggagaagggtagaggaaTAGGccattatccaccgagtttcgCGGTGCACCATTGGCCCTCCCTCCAGGATTACTCGTTTATCAAAAGAAAAATACTCGGTTATTAAAGAAGATGACTTCCAGCTATAAGCAGTGGCGGACGCACATGGTGgaaagcgggttcaactgaacccgcttcttcaaaaaataatactgtgtatatgtataaattgcGATTAAAGCtgcataaattttgtataaatattttatttgaacccacttgacaactactattttacgactaaagttatgtacttctaagattgaacccgcttgcacaaaattctgGGTCCGCCACTGGCTATAAGTGAAGGAAGTCATTGACTCCTTTTGGTGGCAGCAATCAAAGACCAAAAATGACTTCATCATgtaaaatattttccggaaaaatGTTTttgtcataccaaacacaccttaattagtgaagaagaagtatccatCAAAGATGTAAAAGCAACTAAGATAAACAATAGAATCTCTATGAGACTAGATGATACAAGAATATGCCTACTCGGGATAAAGAGAGAAACGAGCACTGAGAGATGGGACTTTACATTTTTGAAGAAATAACAAATAAGAATAAAGAAATAAGCTTGGCAGAAACAGAACAGGCCAACTGAATAACAGGAAGCTACAAAGACAAATGATCTAAAAGTAAGAAAGCTGAGTCTTTTAGGCATTAAATGCTACTCTTCACTTGAATTAACAAATAAAGCATGAGACATGCATGCAGTAAATAGAGCTTACAACTAACAGAACTCAAACAACCAAAGATTCTTGAAAACAAAACTAAAGAAAGAGTAAGGAAGTCTACAGGACAGACCTCGGACTCCCAAGCTGTTGAGAACTCTTTGAGCAGAGTGAAATGTAATCAGTGGACAACTGGTTGATAAAATAGTAGAGAAAAAAACAAGAAATAATACTGACAAAGTGGGCAAGAAATTAATTAAATAGGAATTAAGAAAAAGACAAATGGAAGTGGGGTATGGATGAAGAGAGAAGCACAAATTTGAGGATCAGTTTTTGGAGGTGAGTATTTTAAACCATATCTGATTAGAGGGGCAAATGGATGGCTCTCTACCACATGCATCTTCTGTGTTTCACAGTTTCCCTACACTTTCATCCAAACAATTATTTCCCAAAAATCATTCATCTACTGTATACATCATTCAACTTACATGTTTGTGATTTACACAAAAAGTCCATAGCTTTTTATCAGAAGTCATCTTAATAACATACCACTTGTCGTTATATAGAATACCAGACGGTTATAAGGAGATAAGAAGTAAATAAAGATAAGGGGGTGAGAACTGAGAGTCACTGTTTTCTAGCGAAAGAGATACTGCTAAAAGTCCCAATTGTTAGTTCACTAGCCATTGGTAAGAGTGCCGCTATAGAACAGTTGGGCACACGTGAACTTGAATTATGGCTCCattgttaaatggtcataactatAGGCATATTGGTTAGGCAGTTGAGTATTACCATGTCATGAGTCTGAATTTACAGTATATAGTTTTTTCACACCTATAACAATAAATAACTACTCTCCCCTTTGGCTGCAACAGCAATAGAGAATTAATCCAGTTGTTCAGTAAAGAGGTCAAGGAGTCAATGGCAGTCTTGTATATTCTAATCTTGGTGCTCTTATTAGGGCATGTGCTTTCTATTAAGAATAACATCAAGCAGCGAATACCTAACGAAACACTGACCTTACCATGTAAGAGTcttgaaattttgaaaagaaaaaggaaaaaaacaggAAACTTTTCAACGGCTTAGTGATGCGTTTGGCCTCGCACTGTTATATGCGACTAAAGATTCTGATTTTGAACTCTTATTCATATCATATCATCTAACTAGGTCTATTATTACCCAATAAAATGGAATTGGACTGAAGAGCTAGCGCTTCCTCATATAGAAAGTCACGCTTGGGAGAGAGCAAGAGTGTGGAATACGGGAATGCCGTGCTGGGCAGCTTGCACTCACCAAAATTTAGGAGAAATGAATAGTAACCTGAAAATTATTGAATACTGTAAGATACAAAGACAATAGAGCAATTTCGTGTGCATTAATCCAAGAAATAACAAGTAAATATAGACTCCCAACTATACAAAGAATTAAAAAGGAAATTCTATAAATCTATTGTGAATTCTTACCTATGTACGTTATATAATAGTATGTCCCTATTTATTATATCATATATGTCTACATTCATTATATAATACGTACTCTTAAGTTGGAGCATATATATTGATCATGCTCAGCTTGTCACAAAGGTAATCAACTCGAATTCCATTCAATGCTTTTGTGAATAAACCAGCTGGTTGCTCTCCTATCTTCATGTAGTCGATGGAGATCAAGTTCTTCTAAACCTTCTCAAGAATAAAATGACAGTCAACCTCAATATACTTTGTTCTTTCATGATATATCAGATTTGATACAATATGGAGGGTAGCTTTATCATCACACCCAGAGTTTTGTTGGTATTGAATGCTCCAACCCAATTTCAGCCTAAAAGATAATGTATCCACATAATCTCACACGTAGACTATGACATAGCTTTGCACTCGGATTCTGCATTAGACCGAGATACAACATTTTGATTTTTACTCCTCCATGATACCAAGTTCCCTCCAATAAGGACACAATAGCATGTAGTAGATCTTCTATCAATTCTGGGTCCAGCTTAGTCAACATTTGCAAAACACTCAATACGAGTACGACCATGATTTCATGAGCTGCTTTCAAGTAACATAAAATCTGTTCCCAAGTTGCCCAATGTTTGACCCCTGGTGCGGTCATGAATTGGCTAACAACACTTATTGCAAAAGTAATATATGAACGAGTCACAGTGAGTTAGTTTAATTTTTCATCTAACCTCTTGTATCTCTCTAGATTATCAAAAGGATCGTAATTGTCTTTCATAAAATGCACATCAGAAATCATTGGAGTACTACAGGGTTTAGCCGCCAGCTTTCTCGTTTCTGCAAGCAAGTCAAGAATATACTTTTTTTGAGACAAAAGAATTTTCTTCTTGCTTCTATTTACTTCTGCTCTCAAAAAGTATTTCAACAGGCCCAAGTCCTTTGTATGAAACCTAATATGCAAGAAAGACTCGAGGAAAGAATCCCCACATAATCACTTCATACGATAACAATGTCATCAATATATACAACAAAAGAACAATGTTGGTTGTTGATTGCCAATAGAAGATTGAGTAATCACAATTGCTTATTTTCAGCCCAAACTCTTCAACTACCTCATTAAACTTACCGAACCAAACTCGAGGACTCTGCTTCAATCCATACAAGAACTTATTCAAATGACAGACTTTTCCGTACTCCTCTTAAGTAATAATATCGGATGAAGGAACACATTCTTGATATCCAACTAATGTAAAAGCCAATTCTCATAAGTAGCTAGAGAAATAACAAGCAGACATAAGTGAATTTGACAACCGGGAAAAAGGTATCTGGATAATCTACCCCATAAGTTTGAGCGTACCCTTTAGCCACAAGTATAGCCTTAAGTCTTGCCATGGAACCATATGGATTAACTTTAGTTGTGAAGATCCACTTACATCCTACTAATTTTTTTCCCTTGGGTAAATCCATCACATTCCATGTGTGGTTATCCTCTAAGGCATGTATTTTTTCAAGCATTGCATCAAAACGTCCGAGACGATTCAAAGCGTCCTTCAATATTTTGGGTGTCGTGATGGAGTCCAAAGAAACAATCGTAGATCTAGACGTAGAGGATAAGCGATCATAGGAAACAAAATAGAAATAGAATATGTGGACTTACAAGTACGTGTACCTTTGCGAAAAGCAATGAGAAGGTCAAGGTTTTCTATAGGATTAGACGGAGGAGGATCTGATGACAAAGGAACTATTGCGAGATATGTATCATTTGTCTCTCACCTTTGCGAGTAAACTTGAATAATTAGTCATATTACTAACATAGTTGTAGGATGTGCTAAAGGCACAATAATCGCTTAGTGCTTAATATAACAACAAGGCTATGGACGAACATCATCTAGTTGTTATGTCAAAGCACTGGTGACCTGATATACTAAACACCCATCTTCCTCTCCCTCACTTGTAGAAATGGAAGGTGTATAAAAGAATGGTATAGTCTATAAAAATACCACATCAATTGACATCATATATTTGTCAAGTTCATTAGAATCCGATACCCCTTCTGAGAGGCAATAATAGCTCaggaaaatatattttaatgcTTTGGGATCCAACTTGGTAACAGATGATCGAACATCTCGAATATAACATGTTTCTCTAAATACCTTAGGTTCCACAGAAAATAATGAATTGTTTAAAAAATACACTATAAGGCATATTATCACGAAGCACAATAGATGGCATGCGATTAATCAGAAAACAGGCTGTTACAACCCAATCCCATGATACGTATTGTCCGTTTTGGGACTAGACCACACATATTTGTCTTTTTGGACTACGCTGCCTCGAGCCCAAAAAGCGGGTGTATCATGTGAACTTGTGTCATGACTTATAAAGTTCTTCACTTTCCTCTCCTATTCCGCTATAGGATTCGCCTAAGGTGACATGTGAACCCCTTCTTCCGAAGTTTGCCAACCTAGAAGTTTGTCAGTCTTGCTTGACCCGCTCTCATCAACCTACCCTTATCAGTCTGCTCTCCGTCATAGGCATCACATTCACTCCTTATTGGGACTCAGCGTCCTCGCTAAGGTTTGTCCCACCATTATACTGAGGGAGATTCAGCTTTGATACTATATTTGTCACGATCCAAGCCCATGACACGTATTGTCCGCTTTGGGCCTAGGCTCGCACGAATTTGTCTTTTTGGGTTACGCCACCTCGAGCCCCAAAAGTGCGCGTAccatatgtcacgaccccaaatttcctccgtaggttgtcgtgatagcacctagtctctaagactaggtaagcctatcaattatgcggaATAACGGAATCTAAAtctgaaactcaaatctcaacatgtgAAATAATTAAAAACTGCAATTCAAAGTAGTTATAACTCCCAAAACTTGGTaagaataagtcacaagcttctaagagaaatactaagtgtctctaaacatcagagtctaatgaaaataaggaaaataacataataaagatagatggggactccgaggtctgcgaacgatGGCAGATGTATCTTGAAGTCTCTGTGTATTGACTAGCTCACTAATACATGGTATGGTaggaagtacctgaatctgcacaaaaagaagtgcataagcatagtatgagtacaccacagtggtacccagtaagtgccaagcctaacctctgtaaagtagtgacgaggttaggttaGGGCCTtactgaaaataataaaaaataggacgaacagtttaacaatataataataataatgataatgaaaGTGAATCAAGTAaggagtatgtcacaatttaactatacAGAATAAGGGTAAATAATACCGCACGGAAGGaaaacaagaatttacatatttaaggaaaacacaaaataaccaaaggcaagtacaCAAATgagaaaatatcaacaaggggactcccgaggtaccacctcgtagttccaaatcataaataaattcacaataattcttttccttatatcaccgcgggagccttcacaatttatttaaagaaaatattttttccgaaatagcatcccgcgttttagccacccttatcacaccgcatgacttctagtagttcccctactagccacgcgtatcaagccacccttatctcaccgcatgcgtttcaacacccagaccttataccatcgcatgcgtatcaatatcacaatatatcacaatttacacctcaggtgcccaaatatttcaacttgccaaaataaatcaacaacatattattttccacaataaggagctcacgactcaatcaaAATGaacacaaaatctcacaaaatattcgggagtgaataactcaacaaaaataatatttcacaaatttaatactttgcctcaataccaatttttaatgtcaaatacttcatataaataataattcaattaataaATTCAACTTCCAAATAAtgagcacaaaataaaagaaataaagcttcaactaaacaggtaaaacaattagtaggaaaaaggtaagacatatttaaaataaaaaaatagaccaatgatgatgaatataatacaataaaataatttaattaatatgtaacaaagtcctacacaatttaaaaacataatctttcacatttagcccgtgtacacactcgtcacctcgcgtacacgactttcaacacatcacaattttcatgacattaccatcttaaggaaaatTTCTCTCACATAAGGTTAAACAAGTTACTTGCCTcgaatctcgctcaatcaatcgataagatacctttccctcgatttttcgactccgaatgacccaaatctttCACTGTAGCAAATTTCTTTGAGAATTGAATAATGGAGCAATCCAAAGCAAACAACGGTACAACAAATGATATGTTCCAAATGAACGTGCTACAGTAAGCTCCGATCAAAAATTGTGTCGAACTTGAATCGTGACCGAAGTTCGAATAGGAGACTCGTCGGCGACGACATCGAGCACAGAGCTTCACGGGATTAATGGAAGATTTTGGAGCTGTTTTCTCAGCGAAAATGGCAGCGATTCGAGCTGCTGTTTTTGAACATTTTGGTACTATTTTTTCGGTATTTTGGGGAGCTATTTTTACCGTTTCAGGGGCTGGTTTGGGGCTGTTTGGTGTTGTTTTTCAGTTGATTTTGCAGGTGATTTTCGCTCGAGAAATAAGCTATTTTTGAGGTCGTTTTTTGGGAGATTTCGGGATGGAATTTGCAGATTTTAGATCTGGTTTTGCTGGATTTTGGTGATGGAAAACTGGGTCTGTTTTGGGGTTGTTTTCAGGTTGGAGTTTGGTGCATTTTTGGCTGGATTTTGAGATATTTTAATGGAGATTTAAGGGCTGTTTTTGGGTGTTCTTTGTAGAGCCTTCCATGGTATTTTGAGGGACTTTTGGACTGGTTATTCATGGAGGAAGAAGTCTGCCTTTTGTTGAAGAAAGCGGAGCAGACCAACCTTTTGTTTTTCATGTTTTTCTCACTCTTCTCCCTTATGTGCAAAGAGTGTCCAAATTTGAtcagttaaccatctgaaacttacccgaggcccccaggacctcaactaaatataccaataagtcccaaaatatgatacgaacttagtcgatgcctcaaatcatatcaaacaacgctaaaaacatgaatcataccctagttcaagtttaatgaaactaagaaaacaaatttctacattcgatgccgaaacctatcaaatcaagtccgattgacctcaaattttgcacataagtcataaatgacataacggacctatgaaaattttaaaaactgaatttcggccccaatatcaaaaagtcaactctctggtcaaacttccaaacttaaatttctattttagccatttcaagcctaatttaactacagactttcaaataatttttcggacacgctcctaagtccaaaatcaccatacgaagctattggaatcatcaaaactctatttcgaggtcgtttacacataagtcaacatccggtcagccatttcaacttaagctttcaatcttgagactaagtgtctcaattcatttcgaaatctctccggactcgaactgactaccccgacaagtcatataacaactataaagtataaaatgagtagtaattaggggaacgaggctacaactctcaaaatcgtCCGGGTCGTCACATCATCCTccacttaaacaaacgttcgtcctcgaacgggtatagagacatacctgaagtggtgaaaagacgaGGATAACAactgcgtatatcatgctcggtctcccaagtcgcgtcctcgactggatgacccctccactgtacttttattaaagcaatgctctttgatctcaactttctaacctatttgtccaaaatggccactgactCTTCAACATAAGacagatccttatccaactggactgggctgaagtctaacatatgagatggatcgctgtgatactttcggagcatggaaacatggaacactggatgaactgtagagagactaggtggtagtgcaagtctataagccatctctccaactctctcaagaatctcaaaaggcccgatatacctagggctcaacatacccttctttccgaatctcataacactcttcataggcgaaacccagagcaagaaccattccccaaccatgaatgcaacatcacgaaccttccgatccgcataactcttctacctggattgggatgtacgaagtcaatcctgaatcaatttaaccttttccaaggcatcctaaaccaagtctgtacccaatagcctagcctctcttgactcaaaccaacccactagagaccgacaccgcctcccatataaggcctcatacagagccatctgaatgctcgcctgataactattgttgtaggaaaattccgcaagtagcaagaactgatcccaagcacccccaaattctatcacacacgcacgaagcatatcttccaatatctaaatagtgcactcagactgtccgtccatccgagggtgaaatgctgtactcaactccaca of Nicotiana tomentosiformis chromosome 7, ASM39032v3, whole genome shotgun sequence contains these proteins:
- the LOC104108201 gene encoding glycolate oxidase-like, whose translation is MEEVTNVMEYEAIAKKKLPKMVFDYYASGAEDQWTLAENRNAFSRILFRPRILIDVSKIDMSTTVLGFKISMPIMIAPTAMQKMAHPEGEYATARAASAAGTIMTLSSWATSSVEEVASTGPGIRFFQLYVYKDRNVVAQLVRRAERAGFKAIALTVDTPRLGRREADIKNRFVLPPFLTLKNFEGLDLGKMDQASDSGLASYVAGQIDRTLSWKDVQWLQTITSLPILVKGVLTAEDARLAVQAGAAGIIVSNHGARQLDYVPSTIMALEEVVKAAQGRIPVFLDGGVRRGTDVFKALALGASGIFIGRPVVFSLAAEGEAGIKKVLQMLRDEFELTMALSGCRSLNEITRNHIVTEWDAPRAALPAPRL